CTGATAGGGTTGGCCGAAGGCGATGCTGTGGGTTCTAGACCACCCAAGGTAAACCTAAGACGTAACGTCTTGATAATCTACGAGATAAGAAGTACCAGCCTATCTAATCTCTAAAACCCGGAGATAGAGTACTTGGAGAAGATGCATGAACGGTACTGCAAGACCGGGAGTCAATCAGCCAAGACTGCCATGATCGACGAAGTAGTGAATGTGCTTGGCTATCACAGAAAACACGCTATTCGGGTTCTCAACGGGATGCTCCCTGGCAAGCGGCCTTCGGTTAAGCGCAGAAGACAGGTCAAGTATCTTGAGTCTCTCCCTGCCATCCAGTTAGTCTGGGAAGCTTTGGACTATCCATGTGCCGAAAGACTTCATCCGGTTTTGGCAAAAACCGCTCAGACACTGGCCTCTCATGGTGAGACCCACCTCACACCAAGTGTTTGCCAGCAACTTACCCAGATCAGTCGTTCCACCTTGGCAAGGCGGATATCAAAGTGGGACTGCCCGAAATTCCGTCATGCCCTAAACAAGAGACCCAATTCATCCGCAATGTCCCAAGTACCACTGGGGCGCTATGATTGGAATGAAACACGCCCCGGCGCCCTAGGAGTAGACCTTGTGGAACACAACGGCGGCTCCTGCATCGGTCACTTTGCATACACATTGACCGGTAGTGGACACTGTCAGCGGTTATAGCCGCCGCAGGGCCATCCTAGGGCGAGGTCAGGCCGGGGTCTTCGCCGAACTCACTAACATCCTCCAACATTGGCCCTTCAGACCCTGGGGCCTGCATTCAGATAATGGCTCGGAGTTCCTCAACAACCACATGGTACGCTTCTGCACGAAGATGAACCTTCAGTTCCACCGTAGCCGCCCTTACAAGAAGAATGACAACGCTCACGTGGAGCAGAAGAACCGCCAACTTGTCCGTGAAGTTGTAGGCTACGACCGCTTTGATACCATTGAACAAGTTGACTGGCTTAATCGAGTCTACGCTTGCCTTGACCCGTATGCTAACTTCTTCCTCCCCTTGCGCAAGGTAATCTCCAAAGAGCGCCTGGGTTGTCACGTCAGAAGGCACTATGACACGGCACGTACTCCGTTCCAGCGCCTCATTGAGGCTGGCGCCATGGACTCAGAAACCCAAGATACTATCGTCAGCCACATCAGTACCCTCAATCCCCTTGCCCTCAAACGTCACCTTGATTCCCTTCTTCAACTTGACCCAAACTCTCTCAAAAACTGTATAATTCACGACTATCCATCCATCTTGCCGGTAACATTCCTAACTGAGTGTTCCATCTCTCTTGGGTAACATTCTTAGATGGGTTGACACGGGACTAAGAAGTGTCAAAGACGGCCGGAAAACGCCTCATGTGCCGATTGAGTCGGTTCTGGCTAGTTTGATTGTGGGATTGGTTTGCCGGCTTCCGAGTCTGAACCAGATAGAGGGGCTGATACAAGCGGGAGCGTTTGACCGGTTGCTGGGTCGTTTGCCCAAGCCCAGTGCGGATACCTTAGCATATGCGCTTTCGAGGGTTGAAGTGGGGAGCCTAAAGAGGTACTTATGGCAGGTGGTCAATAAGGCACGCCTCAACAAGGTGCCGGTCGGAGATATCGAAGGCCACAGGGTGGCGGCGATAGACGGGTCTGAGGTATACTCCAGCAGCAGCGAGCGGATGAGTTGCGCGGAATGTAAGACGAGGAGAGTGGGGGAAGGGATACAGTTCTACGAGCAGGCGGTAGTGGTGTCATATGTAGGAGATTTCCCGCTCTTGCTGGGACTAAGGAGGGTGGAAAGGGGTCAGGGTGAGGTTGCTGCTGGAGTGGAGTTGATAAACGAGCTTGGCCTAGAGCTCTTTCGATACTGTGACATCATAGTGGCCGACGCCCTGTATGCGCAGGCGCCCTTTATCAAGGCGGTGATGGCTCAGAACAAACATGTACTGGTGAAGGTAAAGCAGGAAAACCGGGAGATCATAGCGGATGCGGAAGGATTGTTTTCTGGAAGGGAACCGGACGTGGTGCTCAACGGTGCAAAGGTACACCCGGGAGCGGATGCGATCTATGATGCGAAGATATGGGATGAAGAAGGGTTCATGAGTTGGTCAAGCCTTGGAGTTCCGGTAAGGTGCATCAAGGTGGAGGAGACGGTTACCCGAGTGGAAAAGGGCCAATTGGTCAAGAACACATACGTGGAGTACCTGGTCACAACATGCCCTAAGGCAACCACGCCGGCAAGGGTATTGTGGAGGATCATGCACCGGAGGTGGGACATAGAAAACAGCCTATTCCATAATCTCAAAACATACTCCAGTTTTGAGCACTGTTTCTGTCACGATGAGAACGCCGTGCCCGCCATGTGGCTACTGATGGCGATAGCGTTCAACCTACTAAGACTGTTTGCGCTGAGAAACCTGAGGGAGAT
Above is a window of Bacillota bacterium DNA encoding:
- a CDS encoding transposase, which translates into the protein MPKPSADTLAYALSRVEVGSLKRYLWQVVNKARLNKVPVGDIEGHRVAAIDGSEVYSSSSERMSCAECKTRRVGEGIQFYEQAVVVSYVGDFPLLLGLRRVERGQGEVAAGVELINELGLELFRYCDIIVADALYAQAPFIKAVMAQNKHVLVKVKQENREIIADAEGLFSGREPDVVLNGAKVHPGADAIYDAKIWDEEGFMSWSSLGVPVRCIKVEETVTRVEKGQLVKNTYVEYLVTTCPKATTPARVLWRIMHRRWDIENSLFHNLKTYSSFEHCFCHDENAVPAMWLLMAIAFNLLRLFALRNLREIRDFMGIATMILITLPQMIAPIYALIPDPG